Genomic DNA from Candidatus Kaiserbacteria bacterium:
ACCACGTTCTTGCGCCTCAGCGTCAATAATGTCTTCCTCAATTACATAATGTGATACATCGGCGATATGAATACCAATCTCATAGTTACCATTGGGGAGTACGAAAAATGAAATAGCATCATCAAAGTCTTTTGCGTCGACGGGGTCAATGGTGCAAGTCGTACGGTCGCGCATGTCGCGTCGTTTTGGACTTTGCCCCAGGACACCCTCTCTGCCTTCGGCATTCACCTTGTCACCAAGGGTCGCTTCCACTGCATCAGCAAAAATTTGCTCTTTACGAGCATAGAGTTCCTGTCCGGCTTTTGCGACGTGCTCAGGGAAGTTTTCTGAAAACCCGCCACCCCGAATAATCGCCTGCATTTCGGTCTCGTGGTCACCCGCGCGCCCAAGGACTTCCACAATGGTGCCAATGGGGTCGGTAAGAGGATTCTTCCACGCATCAATGTGTACTACTACCTTCATACCATCGTGGGTGTCTGTGGCACCAGGGAGAATGGGACGAATATGAATACGCTTGTTGTCGGGGAGGAGGCGGTAGGCACCCATCTTCTTTTGGACGGTACCAATGAACTCAGTGTGCTTTGGCGTGACTACGTGCACGACAGCGCCCTCTTGGCGCTTCCCGGTGACTTTTGGTTTCAGTTCAATTTCGACGATATCGCCGTCGAGTGCGAATGAGAGTGCTTCGGTAGGGATGACTATGTCTTCCTCTTGGTCGGGTAGGGCAACGTAGCCAATACCTTTTCCACGAATCATAATAACCCCTTCATATATTGCTGTATTCTTTTCCATGTGGTCTTGATAGTATCACGGACTTGCGTCCGGAACCATATAGGTGTAATCTCCCAGATTAGGAGCGGAAGAAATCAATCTTGAGATTCCTGTACAGGACATTTGTATTGGAACAACCAGTATGCAAACCGCCGATTTTTTCGGTTGAAGGTGATCTAGGCATACATCCATGGGTGCTATATTTCGAATGTAAGACAGATACTAATTGCCGGAATTGCGGTCCGCAAGAAAACTGCCTTTTCACGCGTTATCGACTCTTGTGCATCTAAGGCTAAACCGTTCCTCCCCTTCGTACAAAGGCCAGCGACCCCCAAAAGGGAAGCTGGCCTTTTTTCTATAAAACTGCCGACATCGTAAGTCGGCAATCAAAATTGTAGATTGAGGACGATTAATATTGCCGACTTACGATGTCGGCAATATTGGGGTTTAAGTGGCTCATACTCGGGGTTGACCTTTAGTACTCATTCTGGTATTGTTCACCCCACTATGTTAAAGATGCGTTTACAACGAATTGGTCGCAAGAATAACCCTTCATATCGTGTTGTTGTTACTGACTCTCGAAATGCCCCTTCACGCGGGCGTCATGTTGATTTCATTGGTTCGTACGACCCACTCCTCGGACGTTTTCAAATTGATGCCGCAAAGGCAAAGCATTGGCTTAGTCATGGCGTACAGCCTTCAGATACTGTGTACAACTTCCTCATTTCAGAAAAGATTATTGAAGGAAAGAAGAGGAATGCACTCTCACGAAAATCTCCAATCATTGACGAAGCAAAATTGAAAGCAGAAGCAGAGGCAAAAGCCGCTAAGGAAGCCGCAGAAAAAGCAGCCAAGGAGGCCGCAGAAGCACCTGTAGAAGTAGCACAAACTCCCGCAGAAGAGACAGTCGCTGCATAATACTCAAACCACACAATACGCGCACATGAGAATTCTCCTCATGTGCGCGTATTGACGTATAGCCTCTACCTGCTACCATTCTCTATAGTACGTTCCTGATAATGAACGTAGATGGACGCTTAACAGAATAAGTTCTCAATTCACATAGTATGGAGTTAGATCAGCAATTTCTCGAACAAGTGGTAAAGGCACTTGTCGACCACCCAGAAACCGTAAAGATTAATCGAACCGTTGACGAGATGGGCGTATTGCTTACCTTGGATGTACACGCAGAGGATATGGGAAAGATTATTGGACGTTCAGGAAACACCGCAAAGGCAATCCGCACACTCCTTCGTGTTGTGGGTATGAAGAATGATGCGCGTGTTAATCTCAAGATTAATGAACCAGAAGGTGGTACACGCTCAGTCCCTTCAGCAGTTGCTGCTGATATGGGCGCTATTGACGGTGGTGCCGATGATGCACCAGCCGCTCCAAAATCTTTGGATGAAGCCATAGATGGCTTACGCATCTAGCAACTTGACCCTGAGTATCTAAACTCGTTCACCTATTGTCTTGTTGCGACCAGAAAATTCCCAGCGGAATTTTCTTACGGCTTCGGCAGCGACAAATCAAAAACGTCAGACATCCGTCTGACGTTTTTGATTTGACCGGCTCGATGCCTGCAGATGTTCGCAACAAGACAATAGGTTCACTTCTGTAAATCTTCGTCGCGCGGTTATTCGTTTGTTTAAATGGGGGAGTTGTGTAAGACTATTTGTATGATTAAGGGTATTGATTATACGGGAATAACCATTTCTTTTTATTGGGGGGGAGGAAAAATTTTTTTTTCGCCCCCCCCCCCCCCCAAAAAAGGGGGGGGGGGGGGGGGGGGGGGGGGGGGGGGGGGGGGGGGACAAAAGTAAAAAAAAAAATAGGGGGGGGGGGGGGGGGGGGGGGGGGGGGGGGGGGAGAAAACCCCCCCCAAGGGGGGGACTGGGGGGGGGGGGGGGGGGGTTCCCCAAAAAAAAAGGAAAAAAAACCCTCTCTGGTTGGTTTCCGGTTAAAAGTTGTGTGGAAAAGAGCCCCGACCAAAAAAAACAGCCGGGAAGGGGGGGGGCCCGGGGGGGGGGAACACCCCCTTTTCCTTCCCCTTGCGGGGGGGGGGCGGGGGCAAATCTTTAGAAAAAAAGAGCCCTTAACCACTAGTCATCATCATGCATTTTCACGTCATAACCTTATTTCCCGAAATCTGCGAGGCATATACCGATTCGTCTATTCTTGGTCGTGCGCAAAAGACGGAGAAGGGAAAAGGTGCGAAGCATCGTGGAAAGAAAATCGAGGTGACGTACTATAATCCTCGTGAGTACACGACCGATAAGCACCACAAAGTGGATGACCGTCCTTATGGCGGGGGCCCAGGAATGGTGATGTACGCAGAGCCCATACTCAAAGCGTGGGAAAAGGCAGTGGGGCGAAAAAAGGATAAGGGGAAAGTGAAGACACTCATCATGTCACCCCGCGGTGCGAAGTTTGATACCGCAATGGCAAAGAAACTTGCAGGGAAGTATGAGCACCTCGTACTTATCTCAGGCAGGTACGAAGGTATTGATTCGCGTGTCCTTCAGATACTGAATGCAGAGGAAGTCTCTGTGGGTGATTATGTGCTCACCGGAGGAGAACTTCCCGCACTCGCTATCATTGACTCCATTGCCCGCCAAGTCCCCGGAGTCCTTGGTACCTTTGAATCTCTCGAAGAAGAACGTATCTCAAGTGGGGAAATGTACACCCGCCCCGAGATCCTCACATACAAGAAAAAAGAATACAAAGTCCCACCGGTCTTTCTCTCGGGGGATCACAAGGTGATACAGGAGAGAAAAAAAAGTAATTAAATTTGATAAAACACTTCAAGGGCTGCGGGGTTTGGTGTGGGGTGATACGGTATGCACAGTAGTCTGTCTCCACCTCGTCATTGATGATTTGCCTTTCCGTACTATACTTACTGTATTAACTCTATAACTATTAGATATGGACAATGCACTAGTGGAGTATGTTGCGAACCGTATACGAGCCGGTGTTACAAAGGCAGAAGTGCAAGAAGAACTGCTTGCCGTCGGTTGGTCTGAAGAGGAAAGTGCGCATGCATACAAATCAGCGCTTGTCGTATTCGGTACACCAGTTCCCACTGAAGGTAATCGTCAAATATTTACGAAGAAATCTTCGACGGTTGATGTGGTGGTCAATTTTTTCTCTTTCATTCTTCTCGGTATCACCGCCACATCTCTTGGAACGCTTTTCTACCAAGTCATCAATAAGTTCATAAAAGACCCACTCGATGCCACCGTCCATTATTGGTATGATTCTTCTTGGCAGACCGATGTTATTCACTATGCAATTGCCGCACTCCTCATTGCGTACCCGCTCTACTTTTTCGCCATGCACATCTGGTTTAAGAAATTCAGAGAAGATGAAGGACGTTCTGAATCAAAACTCACCAAGTGGCTTACATACCTCGTGTTACTCGTTGCTGCGGTCACGGTAGTCGGAGATCTTATTACTGTCGTATACAAGATGTTGCAGGGAGAAGCATCAGCACGTTTCTTCTTGAAAGCACTCACTATCCTTGTTATTGCAGGAATGATATTTGCGTTCTATTATCTGGAACGAAAGAAAGTCCAGTATCAGTTAGATATACCTCGTTCAATCTTTAAGTCCCTCGGTATGTTCACAACAGGTCTAGTGACTGTGGCGATTGTTCTCGGTTTCTTCGCGGGCGGTTCTCCGAAGACAGAGCGAAATCGGACGTTTGATGTGACCCGTGCAAGCGACCTCACTAATCTTGTAAATTGTGTTTCTTCCTATGCGATTACTTATGAAGTACTTCCCGCAACACTTGATGATCTTAAAAATTCACGCGATTATTATTGCAATGCATCGATGACCGACCCAGAAACAGGCACAGCATACACATACCGTATTGTGACACCAAGTACTATTCGAGGCACTGAGCGAGTGGGTGAGTTTGAACTTTGTGCTACATTTGCACTCCAATCAGAGAAAGCAAATGGCAATTCATACTATTATGGTAACAGCGAACAATGGTCTGAACATACAGCGGGCCTCAATTGCGATACAATGGATGCTCGAATTGGTGACGCGTACCCCATGCCAACAGGAACAACCGGTGCACCTACTAATTGGAATTATTAATGTATTTCTACAGATGATACACTCGCTTGACCTTCGGTAAAGGAAATGTCTCAGGATATTTCTCGTGAGTATGATGCTCAGGAAGTGATGTTTAGTGAGTCAATCTCGAGTACCTCAAAACTCTTATTCGATACCACAACAAGAACCACAAATCCTTTCTCGGCACGAACTTTTGCAGGGCACGCATAAGGCATGAAAACTAAAAGCAATGCTTTTAGTTTCCAGGCCTTTGCTCCGCTCCTCCCCTGAGCGACTTACAGTCGCTGTTCAGGTTGTATGATATTTTTCGTAAACTCAAAATATCGACAACCTCTTGCGAAAGTCTCCCAGACTTTCTCACGTCCGCGAGGCCCTGCAAAAGTTGTGCCTCAACGAATTTGTTCACTTTGTAAGCTTAGAGCAAAACTCGTTGAGGTACCACTTTAGATATGCACCACAGAGAGTACATCCATTTTTATAGTCGCCGTTCGGCTCCTTAAAAATTAGGTGCCTCGCGCAAGGCCACACAGGCCGAGCGGAGCAAAGCCCCGAAAATAAAATCCAAAGGATTTGTTTTTCGGGGCTTATGCGTGCAGATATAAAGTGGTGCCGAAAAAGAGTTTTGACACCGACATTCCCAAAAGAGTGGGGAATACCAAAATCCACAGGTAACTGTTGACCTTTTTGAGCGGGTCTGGTATTATTCCGGCACGCAATAGATCTCGGATGAGTCATGGATGTGCGATGTTTGGAGGGGGGTCATATACAGCGCTGTATATGAAAGAGCACCAGGGAACCTAAGTTCCGTAATCACGACCACGTGATGTACACATTACTCGCACAGTAAAAACGACATTAGAACAACGCACTTTGGGTGCGGTTATTTTGTTGTTATGCCGTTTTTGCTTTTATACATAACACGTATACGTATGTCTAACGCACCACAGCACGGAGGAGCCTCAGTGGGAATGCTTCCAAAGAAGCGATTCCAAAATTTTCGTGACGCACGTGTGTCACTGCCTGACCTCGTTGAACCACAACGATTGTCATACACCAACTTCATTGAGGTAGGACTCAAGGAAGTCTTTAAGGAGTTTTCACCTATCAGTGACTATTCTGATAAGAAATTCGACCTCATTTTCAAAAAGTATGAATTGGGTCAGCCAAAGACCACTCCCGAGCACGCACGTGAAAACAAACTCACGTACGAGGCACCACTCCGCGCACTCGTTGCGCTCAACAACAAGACCTTTGGTGGTGAGAAGGAGCAAGAGATTTTTCTCGCCGACATTCCGGTGATGACCGAAAATGGTACCTTCATCATCAATGGTGTTGAGCGCGTTATCGTGCCACAACTCGCCCGTTCATACGGTATTTTCTTTACCACAAATGAATCAAAGGGCCGTACCTTCTTTGGTGCAAAAATCATTCCTGCTCGCGGTGCGTGGGTAGAGATTGAGTCTGAGGCTGATGGGGTGATTTATGTAAAAATAGACCGCAAGCGCAAGTTCCCTATTTCATCCCTTTTCCGTGTACTTGGTGTGACGAGCGACAAAGACATGCTCAAGCTCTTTAAGGGTATTGCTCATGCTGATGAGTACATCACCCGTACCCTTGCAAAGGATCCAGCAAAGCAGGCTGATGATTCATACATCGAAATCTACCGTCGCCTTCGTGACGGTGACCTTGCCACAGTCGACAACGCAAAGGAGTTTATTAACTCCATCTTTAGCACCACTCGCTACGACCTTTCAGAAATTGGTCGCCATCACTTCAACGAGCGTTTCGGACTTTCCACAGATGCAAAGGCAGATGCACAGCGCATTGTGTCTGTAGAAGACTTGGTGACTATCATCAAAAACATCATTGAGCAAAATCACACCCCCGGTGCTATTGCCGATGACATCGACCATCTCGGATTCCGCCGTGTACGTTACTTTGGAGAGATGCTCCAACAGCGTATTCGTGTGGGTATGACTCGCGTGAAGCGCAACATACAAGACCGCATGTCGACGATTGAGGCAGAAACATCGCTCCCGATGTCACTCATCAATCCCCGACCACTCCAAGCAGCGATTAAGGAGTTTTTCACCACAAACCAACTTTCACAGTTTATGCAACAGCAAAACATGCTTGCAGAACTTGAAGGACTCCGTACGCTTTCCGCACTCGGTCCCGGTGGACTCACCCGTGAGCGTGCAGGCTTTGAGGTACGTGACGTACACACCTCACACTATGGCCGCCTC
This window encodes:
- the rpsP gene encoding 30S ribosomal protein S16; this encodes MLKMRLQRIGRKNNPSYRVVVTDSRNAPSRGRHVDFIGSYDPLLGRFQIDAAKAKHWLSHGVQPSDTVYNFLISEKIIEGKKRNALSRKSPIIDEAKLKAEAEAKAAKEAAEKAAKEAAEAPVEVAQTPAEETVAA
- a CDS encoding KH domain-containing protein, translated to MELDQQFLEQVVKALVDHPETVKINRTVDEMGVLLTLDVHAEDMGKIIGRSGNTAKAIRTLLRVVGMKNDARVNLKINEPEGGTRSVPSAVAADMGAIDGGADDAPAAPKSLDEAIDGLRI
- the trmD gene encoding tRNA (guanosine(37)-N1)-methyltransferase TrmD; its protein translation is MHFHVITLFPEICEAYTDSSILGRAQKTEKGKGAKHRGKKIEVTYYNPREYTTDKHHKVDDRPYGGGPGMVMYAEPILKAWEKAVGRKKDKGKVKTLIMSPRGAKFDTAMAKKLAGKYEHLVLISGRYEGIDSRVLQILNAEEVSVGDYVLTGGELPALAIIDSIARQVPGVLGTFESLEEERISSGEMYTRPEILTYKKKEYKVPPVFLSGDHKVIQERKKSN